The following are encoded in a window of Peromyscus maniculatus bairdii isolate BWxNUB_F1_BW_parent chromosome X, HU_Pman_BW_mat_3.1, whole genome shotgun sequence genomic DNA:
- the Nkrf gene encoding NF-kappa-B-repressing factor isoform X1 produces the protein MAGGRLLLGGDFLSPPPPPPLPPPPLPPLPPPPPEPVLEQWRYSHESDWHWALRRSFICRHLHSYPGAALDQLLALSAAWTNHVFLGCRYSPRLMEKILQMAEGIDIGEMPSYDLMLPKPSKGQKRYLSAYDGQNPPKKQAGSKFHVRPRFEPVHFVASSSKAERQEDPYGPQTKEVNGRTHFVNMPRNFYQDYTQDSFSIQDGNSRYCNSSGFIFTKEQPIKSNMYFDNGNPAPSSTSQQANCQPPPEPSPSQMFPESVVAEKQYFIEKLTATIWKNLSNPEMTSGSDKINYTYMLTRCIQACKTNPEYIYAPLKEIPPADIPKNKKLLTDGYACEVRCQNIYLTTGYAGSKNGSRDRATELAVKLLQKRIEVRVVRRKFKHVIGEDLVVCQIGMLSYEFPPALKAPEDLVVLGKDASGQPIFNSSAKHWTNFVITENANDAIGILNNSASFNKMSIEYKYEMMPNRTWRCRVFLQDHCLAEGFGTKKTSKHAAADEALKVLQKTQPTYPSVKSSQCHSGSSPRGSGKKKDIKDVVVYENSSNPVCTLNDTAQFNRMTVEYVYERMTGLRWKCKVILESEVIAEAVGVKKSVKYEAAGEAVKTLKKTQPTVINNLKKGTVEDVISRNEIQGRSAEEAYKQQIKEDNIGNQLLRKMGWTGGGLGKSGEGIREPISVKEQHKREGLGLDVERVNKIAKRDIEQIIRNYARSESHSDLTFSTELTNDERKQIHQIAQKYGLKSKSHGVGHDRYLVVGRKRRKEDLLDQLKQEGQVGHYELVMPQAN, from the exons ATGGCTGGAGGACGTCTGCTGCTGGGGGGTGACTTcctgtcgccgccgccgccgccccccctcccgccgccgccgctgccgcccctCCCGCCGCCCCCGCCCGAGCCAGTGCTGGAGCAGTGGCGCTATAGCCACGAAAGTGACTGGCATTGGGCTCTGCGGCGGAGCTTCATCTGTCGGCACCTGCACAGCTACCCCGGGGCTGCGCTCGACCAGCTCCTCGCGCTCTCCGCCGCCTGGACCAACCACGTTTTCCTGGGCTGCAG ATACAGCCCACGCTTGATGGAAAAAATTCTTCAGATGGCCGAAGGTATTGATATTGGGGAGATGCCGTCATATGATCTGATGCTGCCCAAACCTTCCAAAGGCCAAAAACGCTACCTTTCAGCCTACGATG GTCAAAATCCTCCTAAAAAGCAAGCTGGTTCCAAATTCCATGTGAGACCTCGTTTTGAGCCTGTACATTTTGTAGCTAGTAGTTCAAAAGCtgaaagacaggaagatccttaTGGCCCTCAAACAAAAGAGGTAAATGGACGAACACATTTTGTCAACATGCCAAGAAACTTCTACCAAGATTATACTCAAGACTCTTTCAGTATACAAGATGGGAATTCTCGGTATTGTAATTCATCGGGATTTATTTTCACAAAAGAGCAGCCTATAAAATCCAACATGTATTTTGACAATGGGAACCCTGCCCCAAGCAGCACATCCCAGCAGGCAAACTGTCAGCCACCTCCAGAGCCTTCTCCTTCACAGATGTTTCCTGAGTCAGTGGTTGCtgaaaaacagtattttattgaaaagttAACAGCAACTATCTGGAAGAACCTTTCTAATCCAGAGatgacttctggatctgataaAATTAATTATACCTATATGCTAACTCGCTGTATTCAGGCATGTAAGACAAATCCTGAGTATATATATGCTCCTTTAAAAGAAATTCCTCCTGCTGACAtccccaaaaataaaaaacttctcACAGATGGTTACGCTTGTGAAGTTAGATGCCAAAATATCTATCTAACTACAGGTTATGCAGGGAGCAAGAATGGGTCCAGGGATCGAGCTACTGAGCTAGCTGTAAAACTCTTACAGAAGCGGATTGAGGTTAGAGTTGTCCGGCGGAAATTCAAGCACGTAATTGGAGAGGACCTTGTTGTATGTCAGATTGGCATGCTTTCGTATGAATTTCCCCCAGCTCTGAAAGCACCAGAAGACCTGGTAGTACTGGGAAAGGATGCTTCGGGGCAGCCTATTTTTAATAGTTCTGCCAAACACTGGACCAATTTTGTCATTACAGAAAATGCAAACGATGCAATTGGCATCCTTAACAATTCTGCCTCGTTCAACAAAATGTCAATTGAGTACAAATATGAGATGATGCCAAATCGCACATGGCGGTGTCGAGTGTTCCTACAAGATCACTGCTTAGCTGAAGGTTTTGGAACCAAGAAAACAAGTAAACATGCAGCTGCTGATGAGGCTTTGAAGGTTCTTCAAAAAACACAACCCACTTATCCATCTGTCAAAAGTTCCCAGTGCCACTCAGGCTCTTCACCCAGAggatctggaaagaagaaagatataaaagATGTTGTAGTTTATGAGAATTCTTCCAATCCTGTGTGCACATTGAATGATACGGCTCAGTTTAACCGAATGACAGTTGAATATGTCTATGAAAGGATGACAGGTCTCCGCTGGAAATGCAAAGTGATTCTAGAAAGTGAAGTCATTGCAGAAGCAGTTGGGGTGAAGAAAAGTGTCAAATATGAAGCTGCTGGAGAAGCTGTAAAAACCCTCAAAAAGACCCAACCAACTGTCATTAACAACTTGAAGAAAGGGACTGTTGAAGATGTGATTTCCAGAAATGAAATTCAGGGCCGCTCAGCAGAAGAAGCTTACAAACAGCAAATCAAAGAAGATAACATAGGAAACCAACTGCTGAGAAAGATGGGTTGGACGGGTGGTGGTTTAGGTAAATCTGGTGAGGGCATACGGGAGCCTATCTCAGTCAAAGAGCAGCATAAGCGAGAAGGGCTTGGACTAGATGTAGAGAGGGTCAATAAAATTGCTAAGAGAGATATAGAACAGATCATCAGAAACTATGCCCGCTCTGAGAGCCACTCAGATTTGACCTTCTCCACAGAGCTGACCAATGACGAACGGAAGCAAATCCATCAGATTGCTCAGAAGTATGGCCTGAAGAGTAAGTCTCATGGGGTAGGCCACGATAGGTACCTGGTGGTAGGTAGAAAACGGCGGAAGGAAGACCTACTAGATCAACTCAAACAGGAAGGCCAAGTGGGACATTATGAGCTTGTCATGCCCCAAGCAAATTAA
- the Nkrf gene encoding NF-kappa-B-repressing factor isoform X2, translated as MEKILQMAEGIDIGEMPSYDLMLPKPSKGQKRYLSAYDGQNPPKKQAGSKFHVRPRFEPVHFVASSSKAERQEDPYGPQTKEVNGRTHFVNMPRNFYQDYTQDSFSIQDGNSRYCNSSGFIFTKEQPIKSNMYFDNGNPAPSSTSQQANCQPPPEPSPSQMFPESVVAEKQYFIEKLTATIWKNLSNPEMTSGSDKINYTYMLTRCIQACKTNPEYIYAPLKEIPPADIPKNKKLLTDGYACEVRCQNIYLTTGYAGSKNGSRDRATELAVKLLQKRIEVRVVRRKFKHVIGEDLVVCQIGMLSYEFPPALKAPEDLVVLGKDASGQPIFNSSAKHWTNFVITENANDAIGILNNSASFNKMSIEYKYEMMPNRTWRCRVFLQDHCLAEGFGTKKTSKHAAADEALKVLQKTQPTYPSVKSSQCHSGSSPRGSGKKKDIKDVVVYENSSNPVCTLNDTAQFNRMTVEYVYERMTGLRWKCKVILESEVIAEAVGVKKSVKYEAAGEAVKTLKKTQPTVINNLKKGTVEDVISRNEIQGRSAEEAYKQQIKEDNIGNQLLRKMGWTGGGLGKSGEGIREPISVKEQHKREGLGLDVERVNKIAKRDIEQIIRNYARSESHSDLTFSTELTNDERKQIHQIAQKYGLKSKSHGVGHDRYLVVGRKRRKEDLLDQLKQEGQVGHYELVMPQAN; from the exons ATGGAAAAAATTCTTCAGATGGCCGAAGGTATTGATATTGGGGAGATGCCGTCATATGATCTGATGCTGCCCAAACCTTCCAAAGGCCAAAAACGCTACCTTTCAGCCTACGATG GTCAAAATCCTCCTAAAAAGCAAGCTGGTTCCAAATTCCATGTGAGACCTCGTTTTGAGCCTGTACATTTTGTAGCTAGTAGTTCAAAAGCtgaaagacaggaagatccttaTGGCCCTCAAACAAAAGAGGTAAATGGACGAACACATTTTGTCAACATGCCAAGAAACTTCTACCAAGATTATACTCAAGACTCTTTCAGTATACAAGATGGGAATTCTCGGTATTGTAATTCATCGGGATTTATTTTCACAAAAGAGCAGCCTATAAAATCCAACATGTATTTTGACAATGGGAACCCTGCCCCAAGCAGCACATCCCAGCAGGCAAACTGTCAGCCACCTCCAGAGCCTTCTCCTTCACAGATGTTTCCTGAGTCAGTGGTTGCtgaaaaacagtattttattgaaaagttAACAGCAACTATCTGGAAGAACCTTTCTAATCCAGAGatgacttctggatctgataaAATTAATTATACCTATATGCTAACTCGCTGTATTCAGGCATGTAAGACAAATCCTGAGTATATATATGCTCCTTTAAAAGAAATTCCTCCTGCTGACAtccccaaaaataaaaaacttctcACAGATGGTTACGCTTGTGAAGTTAGATGCCAAAATATCTATCTAACTACAGGTTATGCAGGGAGCAAGAATGGGTCCAGGGATCGAGCTACTGAGCTAGCTGTAAAACTCTTACAGAAGCGGATTGAGGTTAGAGTTGTCCGGCGGAAATTCAAGCACGTAATTGGAGAGGACCTTGTTGTATGTCAGATTGGCATGCTTTCGTATGAATTTCCCCCAGCTCTGAAAGCACCAGAAGACCTGGTAGTACTGGGAAAGGATGCTTCGGGGCAGCCTATTTTTAATAGTTCTGCCAAACACTGGACCAATTTTGTCATTACAGAAAATGCAAACGATGCAATTGGCATCCTTAACAATTCTGCCTCGTTCAACAAAATGTCAATTGAGTACAAATATGAGATGATGCCAAATCGCACATGGCGGTGTCGAGTGTTCCTACAAGATCACTGCTTAGCTGAAGGTTTTGGAACCAAGAAAACAAGTAAACATGCAGCTGCTGATGAGGCTTTGAAGGTTCTTCAAAAAACACAACCCACTTATCCATCTGTCAAAAGTTCCCAGTGCCACTCAGGCTCTTCACCCAGAggatctggaaagaagaaagatataaaagATGTTGTAGTTTATGAGAATTCTTCCAATCCTGTGTGCACATTGAATGATACGGCTCAGTTTAACCGAATGACAGTTGAATATGTCTATGAAAGGATGACAGGTCTCCGCTGGAAATGCAAAGTGATTCTAGAAAGTGAAGTCATTGCAGAAGCAGTTGGGGTGAAGAAAAGTGTCAAATATGAAGCTGCTGGAGAAGCTGTAAAAACCCTCAAAAAGACCCAACCAACTGTCATTAACAACTTGAAGAAAGGGACTGTTGAAGATGTGATTTCCAGAAATGAAATTCAGGGCCGCTCAGCAGAAGAAGCTTACAAACAGCAAATCAAAGAAGATAACATAGGAAACCAACTGCTGAGAAAGATGGGTTGGACGGGTGGTGGTTTAGGTAAATCTGGTGAGGGCATACGGGAGCCTATCTCAGTCAAAGAGCAGCATAAGCGAGAAGGGCTTGGACTAGATGTAGAGAGGGTCAATAAAATTGCTAAGAGAGATATAGAACAGATCATCAGAAACTATGCCCGCTCTGAGAGCCACTCAGATTTGACCTTCTCCACAGAGCTGACCAATGACGAACGGAAGCAAATCCATCAGATTGCTCAGAAGTATGGCCTGAAGAGTAAGTCTCATGGGGTAGGCCACGATAGGTACCTGGTGGTAGGTAGAAAACGGCGGAAGGAAGACCTACTAGATCAACTCAAACAGGAAGGCCAAGTGGGACATTATGAGCTTGTCATGCCCCAAGCAAATTAA